In a single window of the Littorina saxatilis isolate snail1 linkage group LG3, US_GU_Lsax_2.0, whole genome shotgun sequence genome:
- the LOC138962966 gene encoding uncharacterized protein — translation MERKSAMLVIAVFAVWGAVLFQEVASAPADDYPYRNVSLSWDARVEDIVNRLTVEEMQMQMALGGPDGPAPAIPRLGIGAYQWGSECLRGDATAPGFATAFPQALGLAATFDYDLIYRVAEAISVEVRGKHNDFVKEKNFVWHTSASCFSPLINIMRDARWGRNQETYGEDPYLSGSLGTAYIKGLQGTHLRYVRASGCCKHMNVHGGPEDIPVSRFSFNAIVSEEDWRMTHLPAFKTCVDAGTLGLMCSYNRINGVPACANKKLLTDIARNEWGFRGYFTSDQAAVENIIVYHKYFNNSLDTAVACANAGCDLEIAGDLNVLPHPVYFSLVEAVKQGRVTEATLRERVRPLFYTRMRLGEFDPPEMNPYSKLTSAVVETPAHKALAVEAAMKSFVLLKNDGGLPVTGFGTIGVVGPFANTTKIFGDYSPVIPEEDKSTVLQALTPLASKVQFAEGCDEVNKKCATYDSESVIKAVTNTDANFVILGTGIIYEAEFFDRPDMDLPGHQKQLLQDVLAHSGGKPTYLLLFNAGPLNITFAHQEPSVVAILECFFPAQAAAEAIRHVLLNDVPGAVPSGRLPFTWPLLASQLPPMVDYSMKRRTYRYFEGEPLYPFGYGLSYTTFEYSNLTHSQSITAGESLSLSFHLKNSGKVDADEVVQVYIGWRDTSLPAPKIQLARFTRVTIEAGQQVIVKLEVEAKIMGLWINDGWFIKPGMMDVFVGGQQPNQKRMAGSNVLSSSFTITDMKYLGRY, via the exons ATGGACCGGCCCCGGCAATCCCCAGACTGGGTATTGGAGCCTACCAGTGGGGGTCCGAGTGTCTGAGAGGGGACGCCACTGCACCGGGATTCGCTACTGCCTTTCCTCAAGCTTTGGGACTTGCTGCCACCTTCGA TTACGATTTGATATACCGCGTGGCTGAAGCAATCAGTGTGGAGGTCCGAGGCAAGCACAACGACTTCGTGAAGGAGAAGAACTTCGTCTGGCATACCAGCGCCTCCTGCTTCTCTCCCCTCATCAACATCATGAGGGACGCCAGATGGGGAAGGAACCAG GAAACTTACGGAGAGGACCCGTACTTGTCCGGATCGTTGGGTACGGCCTACATCAAAGGTCTTCAAGGAACACATCTTCGCTACGTTCGTGCCAGCGGTTGTTGTAAACACATGAATGTTCATGGCGGCCCTGAGGACATCCCGGTCTCTCGATTCAGTTTCAATGCAATC GTATCGGAGGAAGACTGGAGAATGACCCACCTGCCGGCATTCAAGACATGCGTGGATGCTGGCACACTTGGTCTCATGTGTAGCTACAACAG AATCAACGGTGTGCCAGCCTGTGCAAACAAGAAACTGCTGACGGACATTGCCCGAAACGAATGGGGCTTCAGAGGGTACTTCACCAGCGATCAGGCAGCTGTCGAGAACATCATCGTCTACCATAAATACTTCAACAACTCCCTCGACACCGCGGTTGCCTGCGCCAACGCCGGCTGCGACCTTGAAATCGCTGGAGACTTGAATGTGTTGCCACATCCTGTGTACTTCTCTCTGG TCGAAGCCGTAAAGCAGGGCAGGGTGACAGAAGCCACACTACGGGAACGTGTCCGACCGCTGTTCTACACCAGAATGAGGCTGGGCGAGTTTGACCCACCAGAAATGAACCCATACAGCAAACTGACCTCAGCAGTCGTGGAAACTCCTGCACACAAGGCCCTGGCTGTGGAGGCAGCCATGAAATCCTTCGTCTTGCTCAAGAACGACGGGGGGCTCCCTGTCACAGGTTTCGGCACAATCGGG GTGGTTGGTCCTTTCGCAAACACAACCAAAATATTCGGCGACTACAGCCCCGTCATTCCCGAAGAGGACAAATCCACGGTCTTGCAAGCGCTGACCCCTCTGGCATCGAAGGTCCAGTTTGCTGAAGGTTGCGATGAGGTCAACAAAAAATGCGCAACGTACGACTCTGAGTCTGTCATTAAGGCAGTGACCAACACGGATGCTAACTTCGTCATTCTGGGGACAG GTATAATCTACGAAGCGGAATTCTTCGACCGTCCTGACATGGATTTACCTGGTCATCAGAAACAACTTCTGCAGGATGTTCTTGCCCACT CTGGAGGCAAACCCACCTACCTGTTGTTGTTCAACGCTGGCCCTCTGAACATCACCTTCGCTCATCAGGAACCATCGGTGGTCGCCATCTTGGAATGCTTCTTTCCTGCTCAGGCCGCGGCCGAGGCAATACGTCACGTGCTGTTGAATGACGTCCCCGGCGCGGTGCCTTCTGGGAGACTCCCCTTCACATGGCCCTTGCTTGCGTCACAG CTTCCGCCCATGGTGGACTACTCGATGAAACGCAGAACGTACCGCTACTTTGAGGGGGAGCCGCTCTACCCGTTTGGCTACGGGCTGTCCTACACCACGTTTGAGTATTCTAATCTGACGCACAGCCAGTCCATAACTGCTGGTGaaagtctgtctctgtccttccACTTGAAAAACAGCGGTAAAGTGGACGCTGATGAG GTTGTGCAAGTGTACATCGGGTGGAGGGATACGTCACTTCCGGCCCCCAAGATCCAACTGGCCCGATTCACCCGCGTGACGATAGAAGCAGGTCAACAAGTGATAGTAAAGCTGGAGGTTGAGGCCAAGATCATGGGCCTGTGGATCAACGACGGCTGGTTTATCAAACCAG GAATGATGGACGTGTTCGTCGGAGGACAACAGCCCAACCAGAAGCGCATGGCGGGGAGCAACGTTCTCAGCAGTTCCTTCACCATCACTGACATGAAGTACCTTGGCCGATACTGA